Proteins encoded within one genomic window of Porphyromonadaceae bacterium W3.11:
- a CDS encoding aldehyde dehydrogenase produces MEDTLQHIILNHIESQRSFFATQQTKDISFRLQQLRKLKTSVLKSKSKIEDALWLDLHKSPEETYLTEVSLIISELDNHIKHLKKWAKPQKVHTPSYMQPSSSKIIYEPLGVALIVAPWNYPFQLLFSSLIGAISSGCCCVLKPSPYSSNTAKVMEDIINETFDPSYITIVQGGREVNTFLFQQRFDIIFFTGSPSLGKVVMRAAAEHLTPVVLELGGKSPCIVDKDANLDISARRITWGKLMNAGQTCVAPDYLLVHRSVKDELLMKITQCFTDMYGNDPRNSRFYPRIVNEKAMNRLVPLLQQGDIYTGGEVDVKERYIAPTIIDNVHPEYDIMQQEIFGPILPVMTFEDIDEAITYVNAHEKPLAFYYFGENKEAKRVLLETSSGGACINDTIMHITNHKLPFGGVGNSGMGKYHGHDSFLAFSNRRSVVSTPTWIDVPLKYVPFKHFSLIKKIL; encoded by the coding sequence ATGGAAGATACTCTGCAACATATAATACTTAATCATATAGAAAGTCAAAGGTCTTTTTTTGCAACACAGCAGACGAAAGATATTAGCTTTCGCTTACAGCAATTACGCAAACTCAAAACGTCTGTTCTGAAAAGTAAAAGCAAGATAGAGGACGCCCTTTGGTTGGATTTGCATAAATCGCCCGAAGAGACCTATCTTACAGAGGTTAGCCTCATCATAAGTGAGTTAGACAATCATATCAAGCATCTAAAGAAATGGGCAAAGCCACAAAAGGTACACACTCCCAGCTATATGCAACCATCGTCTAGCAAAATCATTTATGAACCGCTAGGTGTCGCTCTCATTGTCGCACCTTGGAATTATCCTTTCCAGTTACTTTTTAGTTCACTTATAGGAGCTATCTCATCAGGTTGTTGTTGCGTTTTGAAGCCCTCTCCGTATAGCTCTAATACTGCAAAGGTAATGGAGGATATCATTAATGAGACTTTTGATCCGAGCTACATCACGATCGTTCAGGGAGGCCGTGAGGTAAATACCTTTTTGTTTCAGCAACGGTTTGATATAATCTTTTTTACCGGAAGTCCTTCTTTGGGAAAGGTAGTCATGAGAGCAGCTGCTGAACACCTGACACCGGTTGTGTTGGAATTAGGCGGTAAAAGTCCATGTATCGTAGATAAGGATGCCAATTTAGATATTTCGGCAAGGCGTATCACGTGGGGTAAGCTAATGAATGCGGGACAAACTTGCGTAGCACCCGATTACTTGCTAGTGCACCGTTCTGTCAAAGATGAATTGCTGATGAAGATTACCCAGTGCTTTACTGACATGTATGGGAATGATCCACGTAATAGCCGTTTTTATCCTAGAATTGTGAACGAAAAGGCTATGAATCGATTGGTGCCGTTGCTCCAGCAGGGTGATATATATACTGGTGGAGAGGTGGATGTCAAAGAGAGGTATATTGCACCAACCATAATAGATAATGTGCACCCAGAGTACGATATTATGCAGCAGGAGATCTTTGGACCGATATTACCGGTGATGACGTTTGAGGATATTGATGAAGCCATCACGTACGTCAATGCTCATGAGAAACCGCTTGCTTTTTATTACTTTGGAGAGAATAAAGAGGCGAAGAGGGTTCTCTTAGAGACTTCATCAGGTGGTGCTTGCATCAATGATACGATCATGCACATCACTAATCATAAGCTGCCATTTGGTGGAGTAGGGAATAGTGGAATGGGCAAGTATCATGGTCATGATAGTTTCTTGGCTTTTAGCAACAGGAGGTCTGTGGTGTCTACACCGACATGGATAGATGTTCCTTTGAAGTATGTACCATTCAAGCACTTTAGCCTCATTAAGAAGATTCTTTGA